In Gasterosteus aculeatus chromosome 15, fGasAcu3.hap1.1, whole genome shotgun sequence, a single genomic region encodes these proteins:
- the LOC120833044 gene encoding uncharacterized protein LOC120833044, translated as MDTITNKPGLLRWFLCLLWTAGLTGGSDVVQTSKLWEVEGVDATMNCTHTKGPLFFNMYWYRQLPGETMKQIVYTSSASADHDFGNFSKDKFSATKPDAASGTLTVKKLQQGDKGWYFCAVSEHSDAGALDEPSKNSVAQSPGALIKHPGEEVRIDCNHSNTDFDMIQWYKQSAGESDMLLVGYVRFNFPVLEAPFKDSYNVSGLSVGVQVQQHPAALLGVAGDEAVLHCSHGQADHRVMLWYQQRPGDNAVKLIGHGYTVFRNDSAEEPFRKTFKLTGDLSDKTKSGVLSIAKLDVREHTATYFCAATLRDSSWFLTFNMVPSHFIVSIITASWIEGVDLSTVKKVSQNPADVLLGPNSEATLSLRHEIPSYDTVLWYQRPAGGSALKLIGYVYYRSPTVEVDFKGRFNVSGNGEIFLHCDNANEAYFGPGTKLTVLEPGRAVTKPTVRVLRPSPKECGKFKGREKSKTIVCVASGFYPDHVGVQWTVNGLNISDGVATDDAARQDGKNYHITSRLRVSAKDFTEDRKFTCTVSFFNGKHTEYVSDFIHGEPAGGSAMTRDKYLMVTQTARFSYGYLIAKSGVFGVLVALLVWKLQRSAGKQND; from the exons ATGGATACGATCACCAATAAACCAGGCCTCCTCAGATGGTTCCTCTGCTTGCTGTGGACTGCAG GTCTGACAGGCGGCAGCGACGTCGTCCAGACTTCAAAGCTCTGGGAAGTCGAGGGTGTCGATGCAACAATGAACTGCACACACACCAAGGGGCCTCTGTTCTTCAACATGTACTGGTACAGACAGCTGCCAGGAGAAACCATGAAGCAGATCGTGTACACGTCCTCCGCCAGCGCGGATCACGATTTTGGAAATTTCAGCAAAGACAAATTTTCCGCCACCAAGCCGGACGCCGCCAGCGGGACGCTGACGgtgaagaagctgcagcagggaGACAAAGGCTGGTACTTCTGTGCAGTGAGTGAACACAGTGACGCAGGGGCCCTCGACG AACCCTCAAAGAACAGTGTTGCTCAGAGTCCCGGTGCTCTGATCAAACACCCCGGAGAAGAAGTCCGGATAGATTGTAACCACTCGAACACGGATTTCGATATGATCCAGTGGTACAAACAGTCTGCCGGGGAGAGCGACATGCTCCTGGTTGGCTACGTACGATTCAACTTCCCGGTCTTGGAAGCTCCGTTCAAGGACTCATACAACGTGAGCG GTCTGTCGGTGGGGGTTCAGGTCCAGCAGCATCCCGCCGCTCTCCTCGGGGTGGCCGGCGACGAGGCGGTGCTCCATTGCTCGCACGGGCAAGCCGACCACAGAGTGATGCTGTGGTACCAGCAGCGCCCCGGAGACAACGCCGTCAAACTCATCGGACACGGATACACCGTGTTCAGGAACGACAGCGCGGAGGAGCCGTTCAGAAAGACTTTCAAACTAACCGGAGACCTGAGTGACAAAACCAAAAGCGGCGTGCTTTCCATAGCGAAGCTGGACGTGCGTGAACACACCGCGACGTACTTCTGTGCAGCCA CCCTGAGGGACTCCAGCTGGTTCCTCACATTCAACATGGTGCCGTCGCATTTCATCGTTTCCATCATCACCGCCTCCTGGATTGAAG GAGTGGACCTCAGTACGGTCAAAAAAGTCTCCCAGAATCCGGCCGATGTGCTTCTCGGGCCAAATAGCGAGGCCACCCTGAGCCTCCGCCATGAGATCCCGAGCTACGACACCGTCCTCTGGTATCAGCGCCCGGCGGGAGGCTCGGCCCTGAAGCTGATCGGCTACGTGTATTACAGAAGTCCTACGGTGGAGGTAGATTTCAAAGGCCGCTTCAACGTGAGCGGAAATGGAGAGA TATTCCTTCACTGTGACAATGCAAACGAGGCTTACTTCGGACCAGGAACCAAACTGACTGTTTTGG AACCAGGACGCGCCGTCACCAAGCCGACCGTCCGAGTGCTCCGACCTTCGCCGAAGGAATGTGGAAAGTTCAAAGGCCGCGAGAAGAGCAAGACCATCGTCTGCGTGGCCAGCGGATTCTACCCGGACCACGTCGGCGTGCAGTGGACGGTCAACGGGTTGAACATCAGCGACGGTGTGGCGACCGACGACGCCGCCCGCCAGGACGGCAAGAATTACCACATCACCAGCAGGCTGAGGGTCTCTGCCAAAGACTTCACGGAAGACAGAAAGTTCACCTGCACCGTCAGCTTCTTCAACGGGAAGCACACTGAATATGTTTCAGACTTCATCCACGGGGAACCTG CTGGAGGAAGCGCCATGACAAGAG ATAAATACCTGATGGTCACGCAGACGGCCAGATTCTCCTACGGCTACTTGATCGCCAAGAGCGGCGTCTTCGGCGTCCTGGTGGCCCTGctggtgtggaagctccag CGCTCGGCTGGGAAGCAGAACGACTGA
- the paplna gene encoding papilin, with protein MLLPLGILQLLLAPVLTVPGVDHWDSWGPFGECSRSCGSGVTMRTRRCITLRTDGGHNCVGPDKSYRTCNIQDCPEGSKDFREEQCSQFDGTNFQGKLYKWLPYYGAENACELNCIPRGENFFYRHRSAVVDGTSCHPGRRDVCVGGVCKRLGCDNTLESARQEDPCLQCGGNGQSCHRVKNSFSVRGLPTGYNQMFIIPVGATTISIRETVATRNYLAIKNLRGEYYLNGHWVIEFSRSTPIAGTVLYYQRGAEGDNVPETVIGRGPTTEPLVVELISQEPNQGVEYEFYLPNGRSRQGYYWSFGSWTSCSAECDSGYQSRSVFCTIDNESYPDYLCASLPMPQTNRTCNAHACPHVRSWETGEWNACSVTCGGGSQVRSVQCVSHDAAGPRVVEDAVCAAYSEAPPTLQTCNMQECAEYQVTGWSACSVTCGPGEQTREVACVGSAGTLLEEPSCGALLRPAAVRPCETASCLRQIGWHVGDWGLCSRSCGSGSRERRVICADRERRLYPVARCDAEPKPSTVELCNSQSCYRPQEVPSVQDTRGHDDRAQTVFQLHVPDQATAETEPRRANAVRAAALHCSQSYYGCCPDGRTSAGGPRGLGCPRAPAPVQPHCVQTSYGCCQDGVTAAWGPDKEGCVEHAASAAPAALAPTAAPSLPTENDAGCRLTTFGCCYDRTTPAGGPSGEGCPDPPNHVERSICSLPRAAGSCSAWVPRYHHDAAAGECVHFWYGGCHGNSNNFMTRAECQRGCRGPARSQRGPEPAPPAAEPTPRREPGAGRAASGGSAAGGSRSAGRIFTVQGGSTGATGRRAKSPADHAHRARVLLRPPRRPAPAATAAAAQHAGPAASLTLGEVTIDKSDPSTVEALVGQTAVLPCRVSPPPSSSVTVEWRRDGVPLSTRRHHRQPNGSLLVGPLSQLDSGWFLCVATRERERDHRYVHLSVSVGSQQVPTLLPTDGPFPRFSIERSGPSSLETRAGQTATLSCTVVPPSALQSVSVQWSKDGHSLSGSRFAQHSDGALTIGSLKSSDSGVYTCTASSQQQLEQRQLQLRVQADLKITTAPNNIQVPEGTTALLPCVVSGDNVNIGWSRNGIPVRPDGRNIQTSPDGSLILNDVKPQDEGTYTCNAYTGIYSVSATADVRVIKAAEGDDVPADCVDQPELANCELIVYARLCSNSYYSSFCCASCTRQAQRKRRLARLG; from the exons GACTGTCCCGAGGGGTCCAAGGACTTCCGTGAAGAGCAGTGCTCCCAGTTCGATGGCACCAACTTCCAGGGGAAACTCTACAAGTGGCTCCCGTATTACGGAG CCGAGAACGCCTGCGAGCTGAACTGCATCCCCAGAGGAGAGAACTTCTTCTACCGCCACCGCAGCGCCGTGGTGGACGGGACGTCCTGCCACCCCGGACGGAGGGACGTCTGTGTGGGGGGAGTCTGCAAG CGCCTCGGCTGCGACAACACGCTGGAGTCTGCTCGGCAGGAGGACCCCTGCCTGCAGTGTGGGGGCAACGGACAGTCCTGCCACCGAGTCAAGAACAGCTTCTCCGTGCGCGGCCTCCCCACCG GCTACAACCAGATGTTCATCATCCCCGTCGGAGCCACGACCATCAGCATCAGGGAGACAGTGGCCACACGCAACTACCTGG CTATCAAAAACCTGCGCGGCGAGTACTACCTCAACGGCCACTGGGTGATTGAGTTCTCCAGGTCGACGCCCATTGCTGGGACGGTTCTGTACTACCAGCGAGGGGCCGAGGGGGACAACGTCCCTGAAACCGTCATCGGCCGCGGCCCCACCACCGAACCCCTGGTTGTCGAG CTGATCAGCCAGGAGCCAAACCAAGGAGTGGAGTACGAATTTTATCTTCCCAACGGACGCTCCAGACAAGGCTACTACTGGAGTTTTGGATCCTGGACTTCCTGCAGCGCAGAGTGTGATTCAG GGTACCAGTCCCGCTCGGTCTTCTGCACCATTGACAACGAGTCGTACCCCGACTACCTCTGCGCATCTCTGCCGATGCCTCAAACCAACCGCACATGCAACGCCCATGCGTGCCCACACGTACGAAG CTGGGAAACCGGAGAGTGGAACGCCTGCTCCGTCACCTGTGGTGGAGGCTCCCAGGTGCGCAGCGTGCAGTGTGTCTCCCATGATGCCGCGGGCCCCCGCGTTGTCGAGGACGCCGTCTGCGCCGCCTACTCGGAGGCGCCGCCCACCCTGCAGACCTGCAACATGCAGGAGTGTGCAGAGTACCAAGTGACCGGATGGAGCGCG TGCTCCGTGACCTGCGGCCCGGGCGAGCAGACCCGGGAGGTCGCCTGTGTGGGCTCGGCGGGGACGCTCCTGGAGGAGCCCTCCTGCGGCGCCCTGCTGCGCCCGGCCGCCGTGCGACCCTGCGAGACGGCGTCCTGCCTGAGGCAGATTGGCTGGCACGTCGGGGACTGGGGACTG TGCTCCAGGAGCTGCGGCTCCGGCTCGCGGGAGCGCCGGGTGATCTGCGCCGACCGAGAGAGGCGCCTGTACCCGGTGGCCCGATGCGACGCCGAGCCCAAACCCTCCACCGTGGAGCTCTGCAACAGCCAGTCCTGCTACAGGCCGCAGG AGGTTCCCAGCGTCCAGGACACACGAGGACACGACGACCGCGCACAGACGGTCTTCCAGCTTCATGTGCCGGACCAGGCGACAG CGGAGACGGAGCCGAGACGGGCGAACGCGGTCCGCGCCGCGGCCCTCCACTGCAGCCAGTCCTACTACGGCTGCTGCCCGGACGGACGCACCTCAGCCGGGGGCCCCCGGGGTCTGGGCTGCCCACGTGCCCCCGCTCCCGTGCAGCCGCACTGCGTCCAGACCAG TTACGGCTGCTGCCAAGACGGAGTGACGGCGGCTTGGGGCCCCGACAAGGAAGGCTGCGTGGAGCACGCGGCCTCCGCGGCCCCCGCGGCCCTCGCCCCCACA GCCGCTCCTTCTCTTCCCACCGAGAACGACGCCGGGTGCCGCCTCACCACCTTCGGGTGCTGTTATGACCGCACCACCCCCGCCGGAGGGCCCAGCGGGGAGGGCTGCCCCGACCCGCCCAACCACG TCGAGCGCTCCATCTGCTCGCTGCCTCGCGCCGCCGGCTCCTGCAGCGCCTGGGTGCCGCGCTACCACCACGACGCCGCCGCCGGCGAGTGCGTGCACTTCTGGTATGGAggttgccacggcaacagcAACAACTTCATGACCCGGGCGGAGTGCCAGAGGGGCTGCCGGGGACCCGCCAGGAGCCAGCGGGGCCCGGAGCCGGCCCCTCCGGCCGCAGAGCCCACCCCGAGAAGAGAGCCCGGCGCTGGGAGGGCCGCGTCCGGGGGGTCGGCGGCTGGGGGCTCGCGCAGCGCGGGGAGGATCTTCACAGTCCAGGGGGGATCGACCGGGGCCACCGGCAGGCGGGCCAAGAGCCCCGCCGACCACGCCCACAGGGCCCGAGTCCTGCTGCGCCCCCCCCGCCGACCTGCCCcggccgccaccgccgccgccgcacagCACGCCGGCCCCGCGGCGAG TTTGACCCTCGGGGAAGTGACCATCGACAAGTCCGACCCGTCCACAGTGGAGGCCTTGGTGGGCCAGACGGCCGTGCTGCCCTGCCGGGTCAGcccgccgccgtcctcctccgtCACCGTGGAGTGGAGAAGAGACGGCGTCCCCCTGTCAACTCGCAG GCATCACCGGCAGCCCAACGGGTCCCTGCTGGTCGGCCCTCTCTCCCAGCTGGACTCCGGCTGGTTCTTGTGTGTGGCCACTCGTGAGCGGGAGCGAGACCACCGCTACGTTCACCTGTCCGTCTCAG tgggaTCCCAGCAGGTTCCCACCTTACTGCCCACAGACGGTCCGTTCCCTCG ctTCAGCATCGAGCGGTCGGGCCCGTCTTCGCTGGAGACGCGAGCCGGACAAACTGCCACGCTGTCCTGCACCGTCGTCCCTCCCTCGGCCCTTCAGTCCGTCAGCGTCCAGTGGAGTAAAGATGGACACTCGCTCAGTGGCTCCAG GTTCGCCCAACATTCAGATGGCGCTCTGACCATCGGCTCCCTGAAGTCCTCAGACTCCGGCGTCTACACGTGCACGGCGTcctcgcagcagcagctggagcagcgGCAGCTGCAGCTCAGGGTCCAAG CCGACCTGAAGATCACCACGGCTCCCAATAACATCCAGGTGCCTGAAGGCACCACGGCGCTGCTCCCCTGCGTGGTGTCAGGAGACAACGTCAACATAGGCTGGTCCAG AAACGGCATACCGGTGCGTCCGGACGGTCGTAACATCCAGACGTCGCCTGACGGCAGCCTGATCCTGAATGACGTCAAGCCTCAGGACGAGGGCACGTACACCTGTAACGCTTACACCGGCATCTACTCGGTGAGCGCCACGGCTGACGTCCGGGTCATCAAGGCCGCCGAAG GTGACGACGTGCCGGCGGATTGCGTGGACCAGCCCGAGCTCGCCAACTGCGAGCTGATCGTTTATGCCCGACTTTGCTCCAACTCGTACTACTCCAGCTTCTGCTGTGCCAGCTGCACCAGGCAAGCGCAGAGGAAACGCAGGCTCGCCCGTCTAGGATGA